A stretch of Mesorhizobium sp. L-2-11 DNA encodes these proteins:
- the tssE gene encoding type VI secretion system baseplate subunit TssE, with the protein MVVTAKWDLIQPSLLDQLTDDEPRSASESSRFSSLSLRQVQALILRDVSWLFNANQLAATVDLRSYPHVAASTLNYGIRPFAGHLVDGLDAAALGQEIADSLQRFEPRLLADSVKVTPLTDADRNGSLGFGIEADLLAQPVPLRIVIRTELDQERKMLRVTDLGAEIS; encoded by the coding sequence ATGGTTGTCACTGCCAAGTGGGACCTGATCCAGCCATCCCTTCTCGACCAGCTAACGGATGACGAGCCGCGCAGCGCGTCCGAATCGTCGAGATTTTCCAGCTTGTCGCTGCGCCAAGTGCAAGCACTGATCCTGCGCGACGTGTCGTGGCTGTTTAACGCAAACCAGTTGGCTGCGACCGTAGACCTCCGGTCCTACCCCCACGTGGCAGCCAGCACGCTCAATTACGGTATCCGGCCCTTTGCCGGGCACCTCGTCGATGGCCTCGACGCAGCCGCCCTGGGACAGGAGATTGCCGACAGCTTGCAACGTTTTGAACCTCGGCTCCTCGCCGACAGTGTCAAGGTCACACCCCTCACTGACGCCGACCGCAACGGTTCTCTTGGCTTTGGGATCGAGGCCGACCTGCTAGCGCAGCCAGTGCCGCTGCGGATTGTGATCCGAACCGAGCTTGACCAGGAACGCAAGATGCTCCGCGTTACCGATCTTGGTGCAGAGATAAGCTGA